A single window of Phyllostomus discolor isolate MPI-MPIP mPhyDis1 chromosome 13, mPhyDis1.pri.v3, whole genome shotgun sequence DNA harbors:
- the ANHX gene encoding anomalous homeobox protein: protein MQSFLKMLRGSGGTSPPLEELVTLAGRLCRDLQDDLAQVQPLVTAVLDSQLRLYLLDNEDVALVCTRVLVQQGQHQAACRLLEGCRVPGGSQELVQLWNDIHYHLVMKRLGVATLTPVQKFRCRKRNPPPPALCPEGLKSRNFPREVRQKLHDFASGVSSNPSKAERESLAAETSLTAEQVYNWFANYRRRQRAGLQRPEPAGDTAEDPLQPSRHRRPCFGCVHRPRWSGEENGHAWPLATSHSQWEPLALASDFSGDATMPKPLIPRSLQGAEMYQEGPGQDPAALPPACPDPGLGALAACSDALDPSPAAPRSWLMSLALASSRDVPFQTGQLVYGPRLDFSMPPTDAPVAMSITTLSGPSSTGFADTPGRDPQSTYLEEGPGTSTGPADGQAGSFLVMRQPLQAPEFVLPQSLPELTPVSPAFPDPVPAVELSEAPPPSQVQWADNQASSDAFWGARMLLELSGGSLG, encoded by the exons ATGCAGAGTTTCTTGAAGATGCTGAGGGGGAGTGGGGGCACCAGCCCACCCCTGGAGGAGCTGGTGACCCTCGCTGGCAGGTTGTGCCGGGACCTTCAAGATGACCTCGCCCAGGTGCAGCCCTTGGTCACAGCTGTGTTGGACAGCCAGCTCCGCCTGTACCTCCTTGACAACGAGGATGTGGCCCTAGTGTGCACCCGAGTGCTGGTCCAGCAGGGGCAGCACCAGGCTGCCTGCCGGCTGTTGGAG GGGTGCCGCGTGCCAGGAGGCAGCCAGGAGCTGGTGCAGCTTTGGAACGACATTCACTACCATCTGGTCATGAAGAGGCTGGGCGTGGCCACGCTGACCCCAGTGCAAAAGTTCCGCTGCAGGAAGAG GAAcccaccgccccccgccctctgccctgAGGGCTTGAAGAGCAGGAACTTCCCTAGAGAGGTTCGCCAGAAGTTGCATGACTTTGCCTCCGGAGTGAGCAGCAACCCCAGCAAGGCTGAGCGG GAGAGCCTGGCCGCGGAGACCAGCCTGACGGCAGAGCAGGTCTACAACTGGTTCGCCAATTACCGGCGGCGCCAGAGAGCCGGCCTGCAGCGCCCTGAGCCCGCGGGGGACACGGCCGAGGACCCGCTGCAGCCCTCACGCCACCGCCGCCCCTGCTTCGGGTGTGTGCACCGGCCTCGATGGTCAG GCGAGGAAAACGGGCATGCTTGGCCCCTGGCCACCAGCCACAGTCAGTGGGAGCCTCTGGCCCTGGCCTCGGACTTTTCTGGAGATGCGACGATGCCAAAACCACTGATTCCCAG GTCTCTGCAGGGTGCTGAGATGTACCAGGAGGGGCCCGGCCAGGATCCCGCCGCTCTGCCCCCCGCCTGCCCTGACCCTGGCCTCGGCGCGCTGGCCGCCTGCAGTGACGCGCTGGACCCCTCTCCAGCTGCCCCCAGGTCCTGGCTGATGTCCCTCGCGCTGGCGTCCTCCAGAGACGTTCCCTTTCAGACCGGGCAGCTGGTCTACGGTCCCCGACTGGACTTCTCGATGCCCCCCACAGACGCCCCTGTGGCTATGTCCATCACCACGCTCTCGGGGCCCAGTTCCACAG GCTTCGCCGACACACCCGGCAGAGACCCCCAGAGTACGTACCTGGAGGAAGGTCCGGGCACCAGCACTGGCCCAGCGGATGGACAGGCAGGCAGCTTCCTGGTGATGCGGCAGCCCCTGCAGGCTCCGGAATTCGTCCTTCCCCAGAG CCTCCCGGAGCTGACACCTGTCTCACCTGCTTTCCCTGACCCTGTGCCCGCTGTGGAGCTGAGTGAGGCCCCGCCACCCAGCCAG GTGCAGTGGGCTGACAACCAGGCCTCCAGCGATGCCTTCTGGGGGGCCAGGATGCTCCTTGAGCTGTCGGGAGGCAGCCTGGGCTGA
- the LOC114489727 gene encoding zinc finger protein 268 isoform X1 has protein sequence MATRVRTAATWVPPLQERDSSGSRIRKLRGQEPIVGQRTPDQKPSPGGPQRRQKRQWTEQVPHWLFTSQEQLQTTKSQESLSFTDVFVPFTWEEWQLLDPAQRHLHRSVMLENYSNLAFLGYQPTKPDIIFQLEHGELWMMQAQVASPGHSDKACEIGDHVECYQENQDKMGSVSDCCECPAFGAQCLLATACIPARQKLYKCGTCGKSLKYNTDFNSNNVGKNPNGFYAQRESFLHCKHERTLFGVKYCESNGSGKTVEKPQPMRQQICMGGKPFKCSYGGNVFSSKSCLVVHQRTYAEMETCKYDGCARDISPKCHLSEHQGSHSGERVYECSECGKVFSRKDQLVSFQRIHSGQKPYGCNECGKAFMSKSYLVVHMRTHTGKKPHECHECGKSFSFNSHLIVHRRIHTGESPYECSECGRAFSRKYQLISHQRSHAGEKPYGCSECQKAFGLKSQLIIHQRTHTGEKPYECNECQKAFSTKSNLLVHQRTHTGEKPYSCSECGKVFTFKSQLIIHQGSHTGLKPYGCNQCEKAFSLKSQLIVHQRSHTAVKPYGCSECGKAFTSKSYLVIHTRTHTGKKPHECHECGKSFSFNSHLIVHQRIHTGESPYECSECGRAFNRKDHLTSHQRTHAGEKPYRCSECGKAFSSKSYLIVHMRSHSGDKPHECNKCGKAFIWKSLLIVHERTHAGENPYKCNQCEKSFCGKLRLIVHQRTHTREKPYGCSECDKAFVRKSQLIVHHRTHSGEKPYGCKECGKAFSQKSVLSAHQRTHTGEKPWQCTGCGKAFCWKSQFLMHQRTHADEKPIDKLNVRNFLSKVNSQGITSKSI, from the exons ATGGCCACCAGGGTCCGCACAGCTGCCACCTGG GTCCCACCCCTTCAGGAACGAGACAGTTCGGGCAGTAGGATCAGAAAGCTCCGAGGTCAGGAACCCATTGTGGGTCAGAGGACGCCTGACCAGAAGCCTTCCCCAGGAGGACCCCAGCGGAGGCAGAAGAGGCAGTGGACAGAGCAGGTCCCACACTGGCTGTTTACTTCCCAGGAACAGCTGCAAACCACCAAGTCCCAG GAGTCACTGTCATTCACGGATGTGTTTGTGCCCTTTACCTGGGAAGAATGGCAGCTGCTGGACCCAGCTCAGAGACACCTGCACAGGAGCGTGATGCTGGAGAACTACAGCAACCTGGCATTCCTGG GGTACCAGCCCACCAAGCCTGATATCATCTTCCAGTTGGAACACGGAGAGCTGTGGATGATGCAGGCCCAAGTTGCAAGTCCAGGCCATTCAG atAAAGCCTGTGAAATTGGTGATCATGTGGAATGTTATCAGGAAAATCAAGACAAGATGGGAAGTGTGTCAGATTGCTGTGAGTGTCCTGCATTTGGAGCACAATGTCTTCTTGCTACAGCTTGTATTCCTGCAAGACAAAAGCTTTATAAATGTGGCACATGTGGAAAGAGTTTGAAATATAATACAGACTTCAATAGTAATAATGTTGGAAAGAACCCTAATGGGTTTTATGCACAAAGGGAATCATTCCTCCATTGTAAACATGAACGAACTCTTTTTGGAGTAAAATACTGTGAAAGTAATGGATCTGGGAAAACTGTCGAGAAGCCACAACCCATGCGCCAACAAATCTGTATGGGAGGAAAGCCCTTCAAATGCAGTTACGGTGGGAATGTCTTCAGCAGCAAGTCATGCCTTGTAGTGCATCAGCGAACTTATGCAGAGATGGAGACCTGCAAGTATGATGGATGTGCCAGAGACATCAGCCCCAAGTGTCACCTCAGTGAACACCAGGGAAGTCACTCAGGAGAGAGAGTAtatgaatgcagtgaatgtgggaaagtCTTCAGTAGGAAAGACCAGCTTGTTTCATTCCAGAGAATTCATTCAGGACAGAAACCCTACGGgtgcaatgaatgtgggaaagccttcatgAGTAAGTCATACCTTGTTGTACACATGAGGACTCACACTGGCAAGAAACCTCATGAATGCcatgaatgtgggaaatccttcAGTTTCAATTCACACCTCATTGTACACCGGAGGATTCACACAGGGGAAAGTCCTTATGAATGCAGTGAGTGTGGGAGAGCCTTCAGTCGTAAATATCAGCTTATTTCACACCAGAGAAGTCATGCAGGGGAGAAACCCTATGGTTGCAGTGAGTGTCAGAAAGCTTTTGGTTTGAAGTCACAGCTCATTATACATCAAAGAACTCATAcgggagagaaaccctatgaatgcaATGAATGTCAGAAAGCCTTTAGTACAAAGTCAAACCTTCTGGTACATCAGAGAACCCATACGGGGGAGAAACCTTATAGTTGCAGTGAGTGTGGGAAAGTCTTTACTTTCAAGTCACAGCTCATCATACATCAGGGATCACACACTGGGCTGAAACCCTATGGATGCAACCAGTGTGAAAAAGCCTTTAGTTTGAAGTCACAGCTCATTGTCCACCAGAGAAGTCACACAGCTGTGAAACCCTACgggtgcagtgaatgtgggaaagccttcacgAGTAAGTCATACCTCGTTATACACACGAGGACTCACACAGGCAAGAAACCACATGAATGCcatgaatgtgggaaatccttcAGTTTCAATTCACACCTGATTGTACACCAGAGGATTCACACAGGGGAAAGTCCTTATGAATGCAGTGAGTGTGGGAGAGCTTTTAATAGGAAAGATCATCTCACTTCACACCAGAGAACTCACGCAGGGGAGAAACCGTATaggtgcagtgaatgtgggaaagcctttagtaGCAAGTCATACCTCATTGTACACATGAGATCTCATTCAGGAGATAAACCACATGAATGTAACaaatgtgggaaagcttttatttggAAATCACTACTCATTGTACACGAACGAACTCATGCAGGGGAAAACCCTTACAAATGTAATCAATGTGAGAAATCCTTCTGTGGAAAACTACGGCTTATTGTACATCAGAGAACGCACACAAGAGAGAAACCCTATGGATGCAGTGAGTGTGACAAGGCCTTCGTTAGGAAATCTCAGCTCATTGTACATCACAGAACTCATTCAGGCGAGAAACCCTATGGATGTaaagaatgtggaaaagccttctcGCAGAAATCCGTTCTCAGCGCACATCAGAGgactcacacaggagagaaaccctggCAGTGCACTGGGTGTGGGAAAGCTTTTTGTTGGAAGTCACAGTTCCTTATGCATCAAAGAACTCATGCAGATGAGAAACCTATTGACAAGTTAAATGTAAGAAACTTTCTCTCAAAAGTCAATTCACAGGGAATAACCAGCAAATCCATATAG
- the LOC114489727 gene encoding zinc finger protein 268 isoform X2: MATRVRTAATWVPPLQERDSSGSRIRKLRGQEPIVGQRTPDQKPSPGGPQRRQKRQWTEQVPHWLFTSQEQLQTTKSQESLSFTDVFVPFTWEEWQLLDPAQRHLHRSVMLENYSNLAFLGYQPTKPDIIFQLEHGELWMMQAQVASPGHSVPRSLGTFVLQI; encoded by the exons ATGGCCACCAGGGTCCGCACAGCTGCCACCTGG GTCCCACCCCTTCAGGAACGAGACAGTTCGGGCAGTAGGATCAGAAAGCTCCGAGGTCAGGAACCCATTGTGGGTCAGAGGACGCCTGACCAGAAGCCTTCCCCAGGAGGACCCCAGCGGAGGCAGAAGAGGCAGTGGACAGAGCAGGTCCCACACTGGCTGTTTACTTCCCAGGAACAGCTGCAAACCACCAAGTCCCAG GAGTCACTGTCATTCACGGATGTGTTTGTGCCCTTTACCTGGGAAGAATGGCAGCTGCTGGACCCAGCTCAGAGACACCTGCACAGGAGCGTGATGCTGGAGAACTACAGCAACCTGGCATTCCTGG GGTACCAGCCCACCAAGCCTGATATCATCTTCCAGTTGGAACACGGAGAGCTGTGGATGATGCAGGCCCAAGTTGCAAGTCCAGGCCATTCAG TGCCCAGGAGTTTGGGGACATTTGTACTTCAGATTTGA